A genome region from Clostridium pasteurianum includes the following:
- a CDS encoding glycoside hydrolase family 1 protein: MKYEFPKNFWWGAATSGPQSEGRFNKEHKSVFDYWYDTEPEAFFNRVGPNVASNFYNSYKEDLAMMKSIGFNSFRTSIQWTRLIKDFETFEPCEDGIRFYNDVIDECIKLGMTPIINLHHFDLPVELYEKYGGWESKHVVELFNGFANKCFELFSHKVKYWTTFNEPIVVVEGQYLEQFHYPKLVDGKKAVQVAYNLNLASAKAIKTFKEGGYNKDGGKIGTILNLTPSYARSEEKEDVKAANFADMFYNRMFLDTAVKGKFPLELVEMLKNDNVIWESSDDEIDIIKNNTVDFLGINYYQPRRIKKREEPYAENGWKPDKYFENYIMPNRRINPYRGWEIYPEAMYDIAINIRDNYNNIPWYVSENGMGVEGEEKFKNRYGTIEDDYRIDFIKEHLAFLNKGIKKGSKCFGYHLWTPIDCWSWSNAYKNRYGFIELDLATQRKTIKKSGHWFKSLTENGGFN, from the coding sequence TTGAAATACGAATTTCCTAAAAACTTTTGGTGGGGAGCGGCTACATCGGGACCTCAATCAGAAGGTAGATTTAATAAAGAACATAAAAGTGTATTTGATTACTGGTATGATACAGAACCTGAGGCGTTTTTTAATAGAGTAGGTCCAAATGTTGCATCTAACTTTTACAATAGTTATAAGGAAGATTTAGCTATGATGAAAAGTATAGGATTTAATTCCTTTAGAACTTCTATACAATGGACAAGGCTTATCAAGGATTTTGAAACCTTTGAACCTTGTGAAGATGGGATTAGATTTTACAATGATGTTATTGATGAATGTATAAAATTAGGCATGACGCCTATCATAAATTTACATCATTTTGATCTTCCAGTGGAACTTTATGAAAAGTATGGAGGCTGGGAATCTAAACATGTAGTTGAATTGTTTAATGGTTTTGCAAATAAATGTTTTGAGTTATTTTCTCATAAGGTTAAATATTGGACCACATTTAATGAACCTATAGTTGTAGTTGAGGGGCAATATTTAGAACAGTTTCACTACCCTAAATTAGTTGATGGAAAAAAGGCCGTTCAGGTAGCTTATAATTTAAATCTTGCTTCTGCTAAAGCTATAAAAACCTTTAAAGAAGGTGGATACAATAAAGATGGAGGGAAAATAGGAACTATTTTAAACTTGACACCATCTTACGCTAGAAGTGAGGAAAAGGAAGATGTTAAAGCAGCAAATTTTGCAGATATGTTTTATAATAGAATGTTTTTGGATACAGCTGTAAAAGGAAAATTTCCATTAGAGCTTGTAGAAATGCTAAAAAATGATAATGTAATTTGGGAGTCTTCAGATGATGAAATTGATATAATAAAAAACAATACTGTAGATTTTTTAGGAATTAATTATTATCAGCCTAGAAGAATAAAAAAGAGGGAAGAACCTTATGCAGAAAACGGTTGGAAACCCGATAAATATTTTGAAAATTATATTATGCCCAATAGGCGAATTAACCCATATAGGGGATGGGAGATATACCCGGAGGCTATGTATGATATAGCTATAAATATAAGGGATAATTACAATAATATACCATGGTATGTTTCAGAAAATGGAATGGGTGTTGAAGGAGAAGAAAAGTTTAAAAATAGATATGGCACTATTGAGGATGACTATAGAATAGATTTTATAAAGGAGCATTTAGCATTTTTAAATAAAGGTATAAAAAAAGGTTCAAAATGTTTTGGATATCACTTATGGACCCCTATTGACTGCTGGTCATGGAGCAATGCTTATAAAAACAGATATGGTTTTATAGAGCTTGATTTAGCTACTCAAAGAAAAACCATAAAGAAATCTGGACATTGGTTTAAAAGTTTAACTGAGAATGGTGGTTTTAACTAA
- a CDS encoding ROK family protein: MDILSFDVGGTSIKYGMVNENGEILEKGKFKTPKDDVEVLISKLNDVKVMFQKKYDIRGVGMSLPGAVNNDTGIIGGFSAVPCIHGFNIKKKISDTLGFKVSMENDANCAALGEVWKGAAEGLNDVVFMICGSGIGGAVVKNKKIHKGANLHGGEFGYMIVSDDYTTLSNAASTVEMAKRVAKAKKIPDIEVNGEMAFKLKENGDEIAKREIEVMYDNLAKAIYNIQYAYDPQMTIIGGAISAREDLIDNINKHIDMILKKVKIAKVKPNVKKCRFENDANLIGAVYNFLNQ; the protein is encoded by the coding sequence ATGGACATATTGAGTTTTGATGTAGGTGGAACTAGTATAAAATATGGTATGGTTAATGAAAATGGAGAGATTTTAGAAAAGGGAAAATTTAAGACGCCCAAAGATGATGTTGAAGTTCTTATAAGTAAGTTAAATGATGTTAAAGTAATGTTTCAGAAGAAATACGATATTAGAGGTGTTGGAATGAGCCTCCCTGGAGCTGTTAATAATGATACTGGAATAATAGGCGGATTTAGTGCAGTTCCATGCATACATGGATTTAATATAAAGAAAAAGATAAGTGATACTCTAGGATTTAAGGTGTCAATGGAGAATGATGCTAACTGTGCAGCACTAGGGGAAGTATGGAAGGGGGCTGCAGAGGGCTTAAATGATGTGGTTTTCATGATATGCGGATCTGGAATAGGTGGAGCAGTTGTAAAGAATAAAAAGATTCATAAAGGAGCAAATCTTCATGGCGGAGAATTTGGATATATGATTGTATCAGATGATTATACTACGTTAAGTAATGCGGCATCTACAGTGGAAATGGCAAAGAGAGTTGCTAAAGCAAAAAAAATACCAGACATTGAGGTTAATGGTGAAATGGCATTTAAGCTCAAGGAAAATGGGGATGAAATAGCTAAAAGGGAAATTGAAGTTATGTATGATAATTTAGCAAAGGCCATATACAACATTCAATATGCGTATGATCCACAAATGACCATAATAGGTGGAGCGATAAGTGCCAGGGAAGACTTAATAGATAATATAAATAAACATATAGATATGATACTAAAAAAAGTTAAAATTGCTAAAGTGAAACCAAATGTAAAAAAATGCAGGTTCGAAAATGATGCCAACTTAATTGGAGCAGTATATAATTTTTTAAATCAGTAG
- a CDS encoding transcription antiterminator, whose translation MKISLFCSGGFSTSLLAKKMQKAYAEKGITGNVIEAFDFAMIDEVEDDVDVIMIGPQISWAYDQVKDKYPDKKVILLTMAEFGSMDGNKIIDKLEREL comes from the coding sequence GAAAATTTCGTTGTTTTGTAGTGGGGGTTTTTCAACAAGTTTATTAGCTAAAAAAATGCAGAAAGCTTATGCAGAGAAAGGAATAACAGGCAATGTAATTGAGGCTTTTGATTTTGCAATGATAGATGAGGTCGAAGATGATGTAGACGTTATAATGATAGGCCCTCAAATTTCATGGGCATATGATCAGGTTAAGGATAAATATCCAGACAAAAAAGTAATATTACTTACTATGGCTGAATTTGGTTCTATGGATGGAAACAAAATAATTGATAAACTTGAGAGAGAATTATAA
- a CDS encoding sialate O-acetylesterase, whose protein sequence is MFKLNSMFTDNMVLQRESKVPIWGTAIDGEKVQVEFCSQKQETICVNGKWNIILDVLNAGGPFDMKVICGSYEMVLKNILIGDVFIAAGQSNMEYKLKDSMYGKEEIEHSYSENIRYYSVPQIEYEDENKRIPNFEEGKWETCSPESSENFSAVAHYFAKNLYKYVNVPIGIISCNKGGTSASCWIDERYLLRDESIKKAYLDDYLDAVKDMTEEEEDKRNSEYLKVVQKYNCKLEKYKKDNPHKSMSEVKKAVGHTPWPPPFGKKSYLRPSGLYSTMFRKVVPYKVKAVLWYQGEEDTQNCTLYKKLFNCLIENWREDFKNPKLKFVFVQLPYYYDDKEEKPKNSWAILRDNQLSVMRNTENTDMIVTIDCGEKFNIHPVNKKPIGERLALMVRNRIYKENINGYSPIYKSMEIEAGRIIIYFDFTRDDSLVIKGGDELKGFEISGEDNKFVYAKAYIDGGNKVIVYNKNIKNPKKVRYGWKNYDEVNLYNKSGLPASPFRTDFKY, encoded by the coding sequence ATGTTCAAATTAAATTCTATGTTTACAGATAATATGGTTCTCCAGAGAGAAAGTAAAGTTCCAATATGGGGAACAGCAATAGATGGTGAGAAGGTACAAGTCGAATTTTGCTCACAAAAGCAGGAAACTATATGTGTAAACGGAAAATGGAATATAATATTAGATGTGCTTAATGCAGGAGGACCATTTGATATGAAAGTTATCTGTGGAAGTTACGAAATGGTTCTAAAAAATATATTAATTGGTGATGTATTTATTGCAGCGGGACAGTCTAATATGGAATATAAGCTTAAAGATTCTATGTATGGTAAAGAAGAAATAGAGCATTCATATTCAGAGAATATACGTTATTATAGTGTTCCTCAAATAGAATATGAAGATGAAAATAAGCGAATACCTAACTTTGAGGAGGGGAAGTGGGAGACATGTTCTCCAGAAAGCTCAGAAAATTTTTCTGCAGTAGCACACTATTTTGCAAAGAACTTGTATAAATATGTAAATGTACCTATAGGTATAATAAGCTGCAATAAAGGGGGAACTTCAGCTTCCTGTTGGATTGATGAAAGGTATCTTTTACGAGATGAGAGTATTAAAAAGGCTTATTTAGATGATTATTTAGATGCAGTAAAGGATATGACGGAAGAAGAGGAAGATAAAAGAAATAGTGAATATTTAAAGGTTGTTCAAAAATACAATTGCAAATTAGAAAAGTACAAGAAAGATAATCCGCACAAGTCAATGAGTGAAGTGAAAAAGGCAGTAGGACATACTCCTTGGCCACCTCCATTTGGTAAAAAGTCATATTTGCGTCCTTCAGGATTGTACAGTACTATGTTTAGAAAAGTGGTTCCATATAAGGTGAAAGCTGTTTTATGGTATCAAGGCGAAGAAGATACACAGAACTGCACTTTGTATAAAAAATTATTTAACTGTTTAATAGAAAATTGGAGAGAGGATTTTAAAAATCCAAAGTTAAAATTTGTATTTGTGCAATTACCATATTATTATGATGATAAGGAAGAAAAGCCTAAAAACAGTTGGGCAATTCTAAGAGATAATCAATTATCTGTTATGAGAAATACTGAAAACACGGATATGATCGTGACTATAGATTGTGGAGAAAAATTTAATATTCATCCTGTGAATAAAAAACCTATAGGTGAAAGGTTAGCTCTTATGGTGAGAAATAGAATTTATAAAGAAAATATAAATGGATATTCTCCTATTTATAAGAGTATGGAAATTGAAGCTGGCAGGATAATAATATATTTTGATTTTACAAGGGACGATAGTCTTGTAATAAAAGGTGGAGATGAGCTTAAAGGTTTTGAAATAAGTGGCGAAGATAATAAGTTTGTTTATGCAAAAGCTTATATCGATGGTGGAAATAAGGTTATAGTTTATAATAAAAACATTAAAAATCCTAAGAAAGTGAGATATGGCTGGAAAAATTATGATGAGGTTAATCTTTATAATAAAAGTGGCCTGCCGGCTAGCCCTTTTAGAACGGATTTTAAATATTAA
- a CDS encoding aspartyl-phosphate phosphatase Spo0E family protein, which translates to MSEIEEIKEQIEKLRVNLNKLIDENGNLVNPDVVAASQMLDTVLNKYNEIINKTLDK; encoded by the coding sequence ATGTCAGAAATTGAAGAAATAAAAGAACAAATAGAAAAACTTAGAGTTAATTTAAACAAATTAATTGATGAAAATGGCAATCTGGTCAATCCAGATGTAGTAGCAGCCAGTCAGATGCTTGATACGGTATTGAATAAGTACAATGAAATTATTAACAAAACTTTGGACAAGTAA
- a CDS encoding PTS sugar transporter subunit IIC, which translates to MENNKRFNTFQQKFTMIVGKVAGNKLLLALRDSFVLVSSVIMIAGFATMINSVFLDPNGIIFGSSGLNLGKVIFGSQSAWQSSDFMNNLKYVQSLFSFFVQGAMSINALLIVVVFSYVISKKFFPKNKEHIVSVLYAISAYFVCLPWNYTAIINKKNIPISGVINPNFLGPQGMFAGLLIAGTAVYIYNKLLQKDISIKMPDSVPPAVARSFESLVPGLLTLSLYIILTAISNKVSGLSMPELLLKGLQEPAMAISGTAAFALVSQITWPLLQWFGIHPTSIWGPIFGVTWGIADTENMMGTAHHLYSTLFMNFSTIAAGTFALAPVLALLIFSKLKQNKQVSKIALAPAIFNISEPITFGLPIILNPIYFIPFVLVQPLCFYIAVFFTKIGFIPVITNNVPWTVPPLISGVLFTGTFKGALVQLINLVIAILIYLPFVKIADMMELKKQKNKETAK; encoded by the coding sequence ATGGAGAACAATAAGAGATTTAATACGTTTCAGCAAAAGTTCACAATGATAGTAGGAAAAGTAGCGGGGAATAAATTACTTTTAGCACTAAGAGATTCTTTTGTCCTTGTTTCATCAGTTATTATGATAGCAGGTTTTGCCACTATGATTAACAGTGTATTCTTAGATCCTAATGGAATTATATTTGGCAGTTCTGGTTTGAATCTGGGAAAAGTAATATTTGGAAGCCAGTCAGCCTGGCAGAGCTCAGATTTTATGAATAATTTAAAATATGTACAATCATTGTTTTCATTTTTCGTTCAAGGTGCAATGTCCATAAATGCATTACTAATAGTTGTTGTATTTTCTTATGTTATTTCGAAAAAGTTTTTTCCTAAAAACAAAGAGCATATAGTATCAGTTCTTTATGCAATATCAGCATATTTTGTTTGCTTACCATGGAATTATACTGCAATAATCAATAAGAAAAATATTCCTATAAGTGGTGTTATAAATCCTAATTTTTTAGGACCACAGGGGATGTTTGCAGGACTTTTAATAGCAGGAACAGCAGTATATATATATAATAAACTGCTTCAAAAAGATATATCAATAAAAATGCCTGATTCAGTACCTCCTGCGGTTGCTAGAAGTTTTGAATCACTTGTTCCAGGCCTATTAACTTTATCACTATATATAATACTTACGGCTATAAGTAATAAAGTATCCGGACTTTCTATGCCTGAATTACTATTAAAAGGACTTCAGGAGCCGGCTATGGCTATTTCAGGAACAGCAGCTTTTGCATTGGTTTCCCAGATAACTTGGCCATTACTTCAATGGTTTGGAATTCATCCAACTTCAATATGGGGACCTATATTTGGAGTAACTTGGGGAATTGCAGATACAGAAAATATGATGGGAACTGCACATCACTTGTACTCAACTTTATTCATGAATTTTTCGACTATTGCAGCAGGAACATTTGCTTTAGCACCGGTTTTAGCACTTTTAATATTCTCAAAATTAAAGCAAAATAAACAAGTAAGTAAAATAGCTTTAGCACCAGCGATATTTAACATAAGTGAACCTATTACATTTGGGCTTCCAATAATATTGAATCCTATTTACTTTATTCCTTTTGTATTGGTTCAGCCACTTTGCTTTTATATAGCAGTTTTTTTCACTAAGATAGGATTTATACCTGTTATAACTAACAATGTTCCATGGACAGTTCCACCACTAATATCTGGAGTACTATTTACAGGAACTTTTAAAGGTGCACTTGTTCAGCTAATAAATTTAGTTATAGCTATATTAATTTATCTTCCATTTGTTAAAATTGCAGATATGATGGAATTAAAGAAACAGAAAAATAAAGAAACAGCAAAATAA
- a CDS encoding PTS lactose/cellobiose transporter subunit IIA: MNEKDAEKAMELIYIAGNAKSIALQAIMLAEGGKIKEAREKYKESKEELHKAHEIQTGLLNREVNGETIEKTILLIHAQDHFMSASTVIELTERFIKIYENK, from the coding sequence ATGAATGAAAAGGATGCGGAAAAAGCAATGGAACTTATTTATATAGCAGGTAATGCAAAGTCCATTGCACTTCAAGCTATAATGCTTGCAGAAGGCGGAAAAATAAAAGAAGCTAGAGAAAAGTATAAAGAATCTAAAGAGGAATTACACAAAGCTCACGAAATACAGACAGGTCTTTTAAATAGGGAAGTAAATGGTGAAACTATTGAAAAAACCATTCTTTTAATACATGCTCAAGATCATTTTATGTCTGCTAGTACGGTTATAGAGCTTACAGAAAGATTTATAAAAATATATGAAAATAAATAA